In Equus caballus isolate H_3958 breed thoroughbred chromosome 7, TB-T2T, whole genome shotgun sequence, one DNA window encodes the following:
- the SAA gene encoding serum amyloid A protein precursor (The RefSeq protein has 2 substitutions compared to this genomic sequence): MKLFTGLVFCSLVLGASGLLSFLGEAARGTWDMLRAYNDMREANYIGADKYFHARGNYDAAKRGPGGAWAAKVISDARENVQRFTDRFSFGGSGRGAEDSRADQAANEWGRSGKDPNHFRPHGLPDKY, translated from the exons ATGAAGCTGTTCACAGGCCTCGTCTTCTGCTCCTTGGTCCTGGGTGCCAGTGGCTTGTTATCGTTCCTTGGAGAGGCTGCTCGAG GGACTTGGGACATGCTAAGAGCTTACAATGACATGAGAGAAGCCAATTACATAGGCGCAGACAAATACTTCCACGCCCGCGGGAACTATGACGCTGCAAAGAGGGGCCCTGGGGGCGCCTGGGCTGCTAAAGTCATCAG CGATGGCAGAGAGAATTTTCAGAGATTCACAGACCGTTTCAGTTTTGGAGGCAGCGGCCGTGGAGCAGAGGACTCGAGAGCCGACCAGGCTGCCAATGAATGGGGCCGGAGCGGCAAAGACCCCAATCACTTCAGACCTCATGGCCTGCCTGACAAGTACTGA
- the LOC100056819 gene encoding LOW QUALITY PROTEIN: serum amyloid A-4 protein (The sequence of the model RefSeq protein was modified relative to this genomic sequence to represent the inferred CDS: substituted 1 base at 1 genomic stop codon), which yields MKVFTGIVFCSLVVGVSSEGWFSFFKEAVQGAWDLVGAYWDMRQANYQHSSRYFYARGNYDAAQRGPGGVXAAQVISNAREYLQDLLHKLSFGSSSYDLEDLTSDRRAGEWGRSGNDPEHFRPAGLPKEY from the exons ATGAAGGTTTTCACTGGCATTGTTTTCTGCTCCTTGGTAGTGGGAGTCAGCAGTGAAGGCTGGTTTTCATTCTTCAAAGAGGCTGTCCAAG GGGCTTGGGACTTGGTGGGAGCCTACTGGGACATGAGACAAGCCAATTACCAACATTCAAGCAGATACTTCTATGCCCGGGGGAACTATGATGCTGCACAAAGGGGCCCTGGGGGTGTCTGAGCCGCTCAAGTGATCAG CAACGCCAGGGAATATCTTCAAGATCTCTTACACAAGCTTTCCTTTGGAAGCAGCAGCTATGACTTGGAGGACTTGACTTCCGACCGGAGAGCTGGGGAATGGGGCCGGAGTGGCAACGACCCCGAGCACTTCAGACCTGCTGGCCTGCCTAAGGAATACTGA